From a single Larimichthys crocea isolate SSNF chromosome XIII, L_crocea_2.0, whole genome shotgun sequence genomic region:
- the LOC113747499 gene encoding complexin-3-like has translation MESVVRVKKSLRTPFRKLTSCVSGVKERRLCAKRRNRRGRGGGGRGGCNRMGRTPPLRTAHPNDPLVFRSYQADLEKERKLREAMNAQKNAERAAMRAHFRTKYQLSESLKDTNHLRSVGGKVSLPHELSKIIHPETKTKDNGFNLLSAFQGLSFNTVALTGRKHSKTSTPAPARRDSCKVM, from the exons ATGGAGTCTGTGGTGAGAGTAAAGAAGTCGCTGAGGACGCCCTTCAGGAAGCTGACCAGCTGTGTGTCGGGGGTGAAGGAGAGAAGGTTGTGTGCCAAACGTAGGAACAGGAGGGgcagaggtggtggaggaagaggaggatgcaACAGGATGGGGAGGACCCCTCCTCTCCGAACTGCACACCCCAATGACCCGTTAGTCTTCCGCTCGTACCAGGCAGACCTGGAGAAGGAGAG AAAGCTGCGGGAAGCAATGAACGCTCAGAAGAATGCAGAGAGAGCAGCTATGAGAGCTCACTTCAGGACAAAATATCAGCTGTCTGAG AGCCTGAAGGACACGAACCACCTGAGGTCTGTTGGAGGGAAAGTGTCACTCCCCCATGAGCTGTCGAAGATCATTCATCCTGAAACCAAGACCAAGGACAACGGTTTCAACCTGCTGAGCGCCTTCCAAGGCCTCAGCTTCAACACAGTGGCACTCACAGGCAGGAAACACAGCAAGACGTCCACTCCAGCACCAGCGAGGAGGGACTCTTGTAAAGTCATGTGA
- the LOC109136989 gene encoding meiotic recombination protein REC8 homolog, translating to MAAGEKRLVATKGIRVPRRDFLKVNVTSTCDDIVSYVLEQVPPPQPGLPRPRFSLYLSSQLQYGVVLVYHKQCAIFLEDIQSAVGQLVKQKTSQKIDMDDHSRQTLDFPDALSLLEETEGAPDPLFGVMQDAMPSPNTLIQVHAQMGRDYLRETSPEHPEPARPAAADAALDSGRMT from the exons atggctgctgggGAAAAAAG GCTCGTTGCTACCAAAGGCATCAGAGTTCCTCGCCGGGATTTCCTAAAAGTCAACGTCACAAGCACCTG CGATGACATCGTGAGCTACGTGCTGGAGCAGGTCCCACCACCTCAGCCTGGTCTGCCACGGCCTCGCTTCTCCCTCTACCTGTCCTCCCAGCTCCAGTATGGTGTGGTACTTGTTTACCACAAACAGTGTGCTATCTTCCTGG AGGACATTCAGTCTGCTGTGGGCCAGCTGGTGAAACAGAAGACATCCCAGAAAATTGATATGGATGACCACAGCAG ACAAACTCTGGACTTCCCTGATGCCCTGTCTCTCctggaggagacagaaggaGCTCCTGACCCTTTGTTTGGAGTGATGCAGGATGCCATGCCCAGCCCCAACACACTGATACAGGTACATGCACAA aTGGGTCGAGACTATCTGAGAGAAACCTCTCCTGAGCATCCCGAACCGGCcagaccagctgctgctgatgctgcactAGATAGCGGTAGGATGACTTGA
- the cyp11c1 gene encoding cytochrome P450 11C1, whose product MRNMYIQVTMCIRAQGTRGSRNLLCGVVPQRALCMTAAGTAVDGKIGAERTGVRKRGVDGRVRRFDEIPHTGRNGWVNLVKFWREDRFRQLHKHMERTFNTLGPIYREHLGTQSSVNIMLPCDISELFRSEGLHPRRMTLQPWATHRETRQHSKGVFLKNGDEWRADRLLLNKEVMMSSAVKRFLPLLDDVARDFCRMLRVRVEREGRGEEGKRTLTMDPSPDLFRFALEASCHVIYGERIGLFSSSPSLESQKFIWAVERMLATTPPLLYLPPRLLLRIGAPLWTQHASAWDHIFSHAEARIQRGYQRLSSSQGRKSQVGAAGDHYTGVLSQLMEKGQLSLDLIKANITELMAGGVDTTAVPLQFALFELGRNPELQERVRQQVRASWAQAGGDPQKALQGAPLLKGTIKEILRLYPVGTTVQRYPIKDIVLQNYHIPAGTMVQACLYPMGRSAEVFEEPQRFDPGRWGKEESQKGEGTGFRYLAFGFGARQCVGRRIAENEMQLLLMHILLSFCLSVSSSEDIKTTLTLILQPETPPRITFRKL is encoded by the exons ATGAGGAACATGTACATCCAAGTGACTATGTGTATCAGAGCACAGGGCACCCGTGGGTCCAGAAATCTGCTTTGTGGTGTTGTACCACAACGAGCTCTTTGTATGACTGCAGCAGGGACGGCGGTGGATGGAAAAATAGGAGCTGAGCGTACAGGGGTTAGAAAGAGGGGTGTGGATGGACGGGTGAGGAGGTTTGATGAGATCCCTCACACAGGGAGGAATGGCTGGGTCAACTTGGTGAAGTTCTGGAGAGAAGATCGTTTTCGGCAGCTCCACAAACACATGGAGAGGACCTTCAACACCCTCGGCCCCATCTACAG ggagcATTTGGGCACCCAAAGCAGTGTGAACATCATGTTGCCGTGTGACATCAGTGAGCTGTTTCGTTCAGAGGGCCTGCACCCCCGACGGATGACCCTGCAGCCTTGggcaacacacagagagacacgtCAGCACAGCAAGGGGGTCTTCCTCAA GAACGGTGATGAATGGCGTGCTGACCGTCTACTTCTTAACAAGGAGGTGATGATGAGTTCGGCCGTAAAGCGCTTTCTCCCCCTGCTTGATGACGTGGCGAGGGATTTCTGTCGTATGCTGCGGGtgagagtggagagggagggaagaggcgAGGAAGGGAAACGCACTCTGACCATGGATCCCAGCCCTGACCTCTTTCGCTTTGCACTGGAAG CCAGCTGCCATGTGATCTATGGGGAGCGCATTGGCCttttctcctcatctccctctctgGAGTCCCAGAAGTTCATTTGGGCTGTGGAGCGAATGTTGGCAaccacccctcctctcctctacctGCCCCCTCGCCTGCTGCTCCGCATCGGCGCTCCCCTGTGGACCCAGCACGCCAGTGCATGGGACCACATCTTCAGCCATG CGGAGGCAAGGATCCAGAGGGGGTACCAGCGACTGTCATCCTCCCAGGGTCGAAAGTCTCAGGTTGGAGCAGCTGGAGACCACTACACCGGTGTCCTGAGCCAACTCATGGAGAAAGGGCAGCTATCTTTGGACCTCATCAAAGCCAACATCACTGAACTGATGGCTGGAGGGGTCGACacg ACAGCAGTGCCCCTGCAGTTTGCTCTGTTTGAGCTCGGTCGTAACCCTGAGTtgcaggagagggtgaggcagcAGGTGAGAGCATCATGGGCTCAGGCTGGCGGAGACCCTCAGAAAGCCCTACAGGGGGCGCCACTACTGAAAGGCACAATCAAGGAGATTCTCAG GTTATATCCGGTGGGGACCACAGTGCAGCGGTATCCCATCAAAGATATTGTTCTTCAGAATTACCACATACCTGCTGGG ACGATGGTCCAGGCCTGTCTTTACCCTATGGGAAGGAGTGCAGAGGTGTTCGAGGAGCCACAGCGCTTTGACCCTGGCCGATGGGGCAAAGAAGAAAGCCAAAAAGGAGAGGGGACAGGGTTTCGTTACCTGGCGTTTGGGTTCGGGGCGAGGCAGTGTGTCGGGAGGAGGATCGCTGAGAACGAGATGCAGCTCTTGCTCATGCAC ATCCTGCTGAGCTTCTGTCTCAGCGTGTCATCCTCAGAGGACATCAAAACCACGTTAACCCTCATCCTCCAGCCTGAGACTCCACCGAGGATCACTTTCAGgaagctctga